TATTTTTATTGATTTTTCATAATTAGAACGAAAAATAGTAACAAAGAGTTAAAAAAAATTCCTTATCCAAAATGAATTGAATAAGGAACTTTTGAAATACTATATTTTACAAATACAACGAAGGCTAAAGCCTGCACTACATTTAGTTTACACGCTCAAAAATACCTGCAATACCTTGTCCACCACCAATACAAGCAGTAACCATTCCGTATTTTTTGTCTTGTGCTTCCATCTCGTTCATAAGTTGGATAGTAAGTTTTGCTCCAGTACAACCGAGTGGGTGTCCTAATGCAATTGCTCCACCATTTGGATTTACTTTAGACTCATCTAGCTTCAAATCACGAATTACAGCTAAAGATTGTGCTGCAAATGCTTCATTAAGTTCGATTACATCAATATCTTCCAATTTCAAACCTGCTTGTTTTAATGCTTTTGGCACAGCAGCTACAGGACCAATTCCCATAATACGTGGATCAACACCAGCAGAAGTATAAGCCAACATTTTCAAACGAGGTTTCAAACCTAATTCTTCAATCATTTTCTCAGACATAACGATTACAAAAGCTGCACCGTCTGAAGTTTGAGAAGAATTACCAGCCGTAACCGTTCCATCGCTTGCAAAAGCAGGACGAAGACCACCCAAACCTTCCATAGAAGTGTCTGCACGAGGTCCTTCATCTGTATCAACTGTAAATTTACGAGTTTTTTTCTGTCCGTCTTCGTAATAATTTTCTTCTACTTCAACAGGAACAATTTGACTTTTGAATTTTCCTTCTGCAATTGCTTTCAATGCTTTTTTGTGAGAATTTACAGAAAAAGCATCTTGGTCTTCACGAGTGATTTTGTAATCACGAACAATTTCCTCTGCTGTAAGTCCCATAGAAAGCATGTATTCTGGGTGTTCACTTACGATATTCCAGTTTAGAGCTGGTTTGTAACCCATCATTGGAAGAGCAGACATAGATTCTGTTCCACCTGCAATGATACAATCTGCTGTTCCTGCCTGAATACGTGCAGAAGCGAGTCCAATTGCTTCCAAACCTGAACCACAATAACGGTTCAGTACCATTCCTGGCACATTAATCGGTAAAGAAAGAAGAGAAATAAGTCTTCCCATTTGCATTCCTTGCTCTCCCTCTGGTATTGCATTACCAACAATAACATCATCGATGCGTGTTGGGTCAAGATTAGGAATAGATTTTACAAGATGTTTAATTACATCAGCTGCCAAATCATCTGAACGATAGTTTTTAAAACCACCTTTTTTAGCTTTGCCTACTGCGCTGCGAAAGCCTGTTACTATATATGCTGTATTCATGTCAGTTATCAGTAAATAGTTACCAGTAATCAGTTAAAACCAAATAGCTAACAGTTTTCAACTGTTAAAATAAATTACTGGTAACTTATGTTATTTTATATTTTATTAAAAAAAATGTCAATGATTGAAATATAAAATTAGAGTTATAAAAAAAATAGTATTTCATAATTCGTAATTTTTAATTCGTAATTCGTAATTGAATTATTAGTTTCTAAGTGGTTTGCCTTTGAATAAAATGCTATTGATTCTATCCAATGTTTTTTGCTCACCACAAAGAGATAAAAATGCTTCTCTTTCTAAGTCTAAAAGATACTGTTCAGAAACTTGTGCTGCACCTGAAAGATCACCACCAGCAATCACATACGCTAATTTTTTAGCAATTTTGATGTCGTGAGGAGTTGCATAATGTCCGTAAAGCATACCAACTGCACCAGCTGTAAAGGTTGCTAAAGCAGTTTTTCCTTCTACATCAATATTTTGTTGTTGAACAGGTTGAGTATATCCAGAAGCTACCATTTCCATTGCTTTGCGTTTTGCATCAGCTAATAAACGAGAACGATTTAATGTATAATCATCATGCCCACGTAAGAATCCCATTTCTAATGCTTCTTGTGCTGAAGTAGCCACTTTTGCAGTCGCAATATTTAAGAATACATCTTGTAAACGGTTTACTCTAGGGTCGCCAGTTGTGAATGTATTTGCAGTACGACGAATCATTTCTTTCGTTCCTCCCCCAGCAGGGATAAGACCAACACCTACTTCTACAAGTCCCATATAGGTTTCTGTATGTGCCTGAACGTGGTCAGCGTGTAAACAAAGTTCGCAACCACCACCTAAAGCTAATCCAGAAGTTGCAGCAACAACAGGAATAGCCGAATATTTAACACGCATCATTGTGTTTTGGAACTGACGAATCATCATTTCTACTTCGTCAAATTCTTGCTCTAATGAATACATATAAAGCATTGCTAAGTTTGCACCTGCAGAGAAGTTTGGCGCATCATTACCAATTACTAAACTTGTATATTCTTTTTCTGCCAAAGAAATAGCTGTATTGATTCCTTCAATGATTTCGCTACCAATAGCATTCATTTTAGTATGGAATTCTAAACCTAAAACGCCATTTCCTAAATCAAAAATTGTTGTTCCATCGTTACCCCAAACTTTGTTTGTTCCACGAATAGCATCTAAAACAATAAATTCTTCCGTTCCTGGAATTACTTTATAAGATTTTGATTCGATATCAAAATACAATTTTTGACCGTTTTCAGTTTTGAAGAATGAATCTACATTTTTAACCCAGTCAGCTACTTTGTAGCCAGCTTCTTCCATTTTAGCAATAGTTTCTTTTACACCAAGGGCATCCCAAGTAGCAAAAGGACCCATTTCCCAACCAAAACCAGCAGAAACAGCATTATCGACTTGGTAAGTGTGGTCTGCAATTTCAGGAATACGGTTAGAAACATAAGCGAATACATCATAGAATGTAGTACGGAAAAATTCGCCATATTTAGAATCATCATTTAAGAAGATAGCAAAACGTTTGCTCAAATCATCTTCGTCTTTTGCTTTGCCATATACTTTAATGTCTGGCTTTTCAGTAGGCTTATATTCGTAATCATTTAGGTCTAATTCAAGAATAACAGTTTTGCCTTTTTCGTCTTTAGTTTTCTTGAAATATCCTTGTTTGGTTTTGTCTCCGTACCATTTGCGTTTATCCAATTCTTTTACAATGTTTGGCAATTCAAACATTTCTTTACGCTCATCATTTGGTACGTTTTGAGCTACACCATTTGCTACTTTGATAGTTGTATCTAATCCAACTACATCAAGAGTACGGAAAGTTGCTGATTTTGCACGTCCGATGATTGGACCTGTAAGTCTATCTACTTCACCAACAGTAAGACCATATTTTTCTACTGCGTGAAGTCCTGACATAATTGCAAAAACACCAACACGGTTAGCAATAAATGCAGGAGTATCTTTACAAAGAACTGTTTCTTTACCTAAATAAAGGTCGCCATATTGTAAAAGAAAATCTACAATTTCTTGTTTTGTGTCTTTACAAGGAATGATTTCCAAAAGACGCATATAACGTGGAGGATTGAAAAAGTGCATTCCACAGAAATTTTCTTTAAAACCTTGGCTTCTTCCTTCAATAAGCATGTGCATTGGAATACCTGATGTATTTGATGCAATAATTGCATCTTCTCTACGGTATTTTTCTACTCTTTCAAAAAGTTGTTGCTTAATATCAAGTCTTTCAATAACAGCTTCTAAAATCAAGTCACAATCAGCAATCCAATCAAGGTTATCAGTAAGGTTTCCTGTTTTGATACGGCTTGCAAAACTATTGCTATAAAAAGGAGCTGGTTTTGATTTAGTAGCTTCTACTAAAAATTTGTTTACCAAACTATTTCTCCAAAGAAGACTCTTTTCTTGTTTTTCGTCTTTTGGAGCTTCTAAAGGAACGATGTCTAATAAGACAACTTCACAACCGATATTAGCAAAATGGGCAGCAATACGAGAACCCATTACACCAGAACCTAAAATTGCCACTTTGCGAATGTGGCGTTCTGCTGTTTTTTTTGCGCTTTTGCTTTGTTGAGCAGGAGCTTGAGCAACTTGAGTCATAAAATATATAGTTTTGGAGTTAATATAAAATCAATTTCTCTGTTTAAGCAAGTTATACAATTATTTATTGACTAAAAATTTATTATCAAAAAAATAATCTTTTGCATAGCTTACCAAAAACCAAAGATAATAAAAAAAGGTATGCGTGCATAATTTTTTTAAAAAAATTAACTAGCTATTTTATTCTTGTCCTGTCCTCTTTAAACTCTCTATAACTTTGAGAAACAAAACTCTAAAGAGTATTTTTATTTTCTAAGGAATGATAATAAAAGAAAACTGTTAAAAGTAGGCTAAAAGACAATTGAAAAAGGGATTCGTAAATTGAAAGACCTTGAGTTTTATGCTCAAATCCCTATTTTCTGATTATAAACTTGTAAAAGAACTTATAAAAAAAACATCTACCGATTCTGGACTAGAAGTAATGGTCAGATTAAATCTATAAAGAATATCAAACAGGAATTTGTAGTGATAAAAACAAATTGACCAAAAAGGTATTCTAAAACCTCGTAGCATTCCTGAATTATCTTATAGAATGAGAGCATAAAAAATAGTAGCTTATTTTAAAAATTTATCATTCAAAAGGAATCAAATCTACTTCGATATTGACACCCTTAAATTTTTTTTGACCAAGTAAATTATACGAATACTCTGGAACAGCTTTATAAATAATTTCACTTTTGGCTACTACAGTAAGAAAATGGTCGTAGGCTTGAATATCAAAAGAATCTCCTAAAATATTATTAAAAACATTCGAACTACTCAAAACACCAGCTTCAATATGATTTTCTTGTGAATAATCATACAAATCCATTGAAGTAAGAATAGATTCTTTTTCATTGGCGTAATATTTTGCGTGTAATTTGGATTCAATCCGAAGTTCAATGTTAGTAAACTGCTTAAAAAACTCTACATCTTTTACAGCAATATTTTTTATAGGATTTGCTCCACTTTTGGCAAAAAGAACAATTATTTCAAGATTTGGATTAATTAGTTTTACTTGCAAAAGTTTTTTGTAATAAGAATGCAAACGAATATAAGGCGAAATTAGAATTAATCTCTTTTCAGCTTTTTCGATAATTTCTCCTACCTTATGATTGAGGGCATTCCCTGTTAAGAATTTTGGCATACTTCAAAAGTACAAATTTTTATAAACTATGAACCGTTTTTTTAGTTGAATAAGTATAGAAATTTTGCCTAAACATAAACTTTAAATTTCTTTATTTTTTAACCTTCTTTTTTCTTCATTATATGACTGATTTCTTACTCTCATTATTAAAATGGTTTCTGATTACTCCTGTACTTTTTTGTATAGTTGGAACGGTTTGTAGTTTTATTAAATATGAGGCTTGGTGGGTACGTGGTTTTGACTTTCCTCGTATTCAAATGCTTGTTCTCATCCTCTTTTCAGCTTGCTTAGTATATTTTTTTAATGAATATCCAATTGTTCGTTACGTTTTGTGGGCAAGTCTTTTTATTGCTCTTTGTTTTCATTGCTGGGTAATATTTCCTTATTCTCCAATAGCTTCAAAAAACGTAAAAAATGCAGAAAATGTAACAGAAAAAACACTCAAAGTAAGTATTTTGGTTTCCAATGTATTGATGTATAATAGAGAAACAAACAAACTAAAAGTTCTTATAGAAAGAGAAAATCCAGATATTGTTTTTATGGTAGAAACTGACCATTGGTGGGCAGACCAAATGGAATATTTGAAAAAAAAATATCCTTATCATCTCTTAAAACCTATTGATAATACCTATGGACTTTTATTTTATTCTAAAAAAGAACCTACCAAATTAAATTTTAATTATTATGTTCAAGATGATGTCCCTTCTATTGTGGCGACTTTTAAATTAGATAAAAACAGCGAAGAAACTTTTGATTTTTATGGAATTCATCCACGTCCTCCAGCACCAAAAGAAGCAAAGACATCTATTCCTCGTGATGCAGAACTAGTTATGGTAGGAAAAGAAATTGAGAAAAAAGACAACCCTACCATTGTAGCAGGAGATTTTAATGATGTAGCTTGGTCGCATACCTCACGTCTTTTTAGAAGATTAGGAAATTTACTTGACCCACGAATTGGAAGAGGAATGTATAGCACTTTTCATGCTGATTACGCTATCTTGCGTTGGCCTCTTGACCATGTTTTTCATTCTGATGAGTTTCAAATTATTGAAATAAAAAAACTAGAACATGTTGGTTCTGATCATTTTCCTATTTTTATAAATCTAGCCTACATTCCACAAGAAAAACATACCCAAGAAGAACCAGAAGTAGAAAAAGACGATGAAGAAGAAGCAAAAAAAAAGCTCGAAAAGGCGCATTTAGATGATACAAGTTCTTTATAAACTTAATTATTTAATTCTCAATTTCTTTTACTTCACAAATACATCTAAAACCTAACCAAGAAGTAGGATAACGATAACGAATGCGCTCATTAATTGTACTTTGAAGAGGCACATGAATCCAAGAACCACCTTTTGCAATACCTTCTTCTTCTATCATTTCAGCTACATTTCCAATCGTGTGATGAAGCCCTAGAAGTGTCGTAGGTTCTGCATAAGCATAAGCAGTTGGAGGAATTTGAGTAGAATCTCCTCTTTTTTTATTGAGAACTTGACTCAAATTGAAGATAGAAGGAGAAATAATGGAAGTATCAAATCCATATTTCAAATTTTCTTGATTCAATGTATCAATAAAAGATAAAGCAGATTTTTCCCATTCTTTTTCAGTAGGCAAACGGTATTCAAAACGATATTTTTTTTCTCTTGTACTCACAAAATTCTGTGTTGCTATTTCACTTCTCCACTTACAATAATTTTTAGCTTGCTGATGCGAAACTCCCACAACAGGCAAAAAACGATACCCTTCATATTCAAGATAACCCAGTGAAAGCGAAAGTTTGACAGAGTCTAAAAAAGGAACTTCTTTATCCATCCAAACGCCATTAGTAGGAATCTGGTTTTGATAATATTGATAGGAAGAATCCTCTCCCATATAATGCAAGTATTCCAAATAAGACAGATTTACAACTTCCGTTTTGTCCATAAACAAATTATCAATTATCCAAACTGTGTTGGGAGGAGTGGGAAGACTTGGCTTTTCAGCAAGATGACTTTTGACTTTTTGATTCACTTGCTTTTGCCAAGCTCTATAAGGAGAAGAACAAGCAAAAACAGAAAACAGAAAAATGAATAAAGCTAGTTTTTTGATAGACATGAGTCGTTTTTTATAATTTTTATAGGCTAATAAGAAATAAGAACGAAATAAAGCGTTTATAATTATCTTATTCTTGCTGTAACCAATTAAATTTTTCGTCTTTCCAAAAAATCAATTCTGTCAAATTATCACAGTAGGTGTTTCTGCATTAATTATTTCTCCATTACTCAATTCTAGCTCTATGCGAAACTTGACTCCTCTGTACCACTTTTGTAAAGTAAATTTTATGTTAAACTCTAACTCCAAAGGAAAATTATTATCGATAAACCTTTCTCTAGTAACTTCTGATTGCACAAACTCTGTTTTATCCTCATCTTGAGTACGAAAAGGTAAGTCAAAATATGAATTAACTAAACTACCTGCTTCAGTATCTCTATGTAGATCATATACAGTATATATTTTAATTGATTTTGGATAAACCTCTCTTAAATATAAAGTAGACTCACTACAATCTAAAGCGTATCCATATGAGAAAAGTGAAAATGATTTATTTCTGTTTTGATAATAAGCTATTTTACGAGTTTGAAATTTTATAGTAAAACCTTTGTACTTTGTAGTTTCAATTCTAATACTATCCATAAGTTCTTTATCAAATGGAGCTTCGCTATTTCTTGCTATATGTTTTACCTCTAAAACATCAACAATAGCTACTGGACTATTTGTAGTTGGCTCACAAGTACCATAACTTATAGAACAGCTATATAAACTGAATAAAATTCCGATAAAAAAAAGCAAAAGCACTTTTGTAAAGATTCTCATTTTTTAGGTCTAATAAATTCAAAGAAAAATATAATTTTTCATAATACGGAGAAAGATTAACAAATGCGACATGTTTTTTATGATTTTTTCAAAAAAAGTAATTTTAATCTAAAAAATAATTCTTTAAACAATCTTAAAATAAAGCTCTTACTCAATCGTCTTTCTTCAAAACTCGCTTTATTTGTATAATTGTCTAAAAATAAAATTCAACTTTTTTTAAACGTATGTCAAAAATTACTTTTTATACAGCTTTTATAGCTCTGTTTTTTATATTCCACTTTTCCAATTCTATTTTTGCTCAAATAAATCCTCTTTCAGCAGGCGAAGCACTTCAAAAAATAGAACACCTTCAAACAACTGGTAGCATTCTCTACATTGCAGCCCATCCAGATGATGAAAATACACGACTTATAACTCATTTTGCACAGGAAAAAGGCTATCGAACAGCTTATCTTTCTCTCACTCGTGGTGATGGTGGACAAAATTTGATTGGCGAACAAGTAAGAGAAGGACTTGGAATTATTCGTACAAACGAGCTTTTAGCAGCCCGAAATACAGATGGAGGAACACAATTTTTTTCTCGTGCAAATGATTTTGGTTATTCCAAAACACCTGAAGAAACGTTCAATATTTGGGATAAAAAACAAGTGTTAGCAGATGCTGTTTGGGCAATTCGAAAATTTAGACCTGATATTCTCATTACTCGTTTTTCGCCTACTTTAGGGGGAACACACGGACATCATACAGCTTCGGCACAGATTGCAATGGAGGCTTATGATGCAGCAGCAGACCCAAAACAATTTCCAGAACAGTTGAAATATGTAGAGGTTTGGCAAGCAAAACGCATTTTTTGGAATACTTCTTCTTGGTTTTTTAGTAGAAATGGAATGGAAATGAGCAAAGATAGCACAATGACTATCGAAATTGGTGGCTATGATGCTGTTTTAGGAAAATCATATAATGAAATTGCAGCGCAGAGTCGTTCACAACACAAAAGTCAAGGTTTTGGAAGTGCTGGTTTTAGAGGTCAGCAAACTGAATATTTACAGATTTTGAAGGGTGATTTACCAGAAAAAAATGCTTTTAAAGGAGTTACAACAGATTGGAGTAGAATCAAAGGAAGTGAGAAATTTGTGACTTTAATTCAAAAGTTAAAAAAAGAATACAATCCAGCAAAACCACAAAATTCATTCAATTTGGTTATCGAAGCCTATAAAGAAGTAAATAAATTAGAAAAAAATCCGATTACAGAAAATGCAAAGAAAATTCTTACAGAGCTTATTTTCACAACAGGGGGACTTTTTGCAGAAGCTATTACAGATAATTCGCAAGTAGCAAATGGAGATTCTTTGAAAATGGAATTGAATTTTATTAAACGTTTTGATGTCCCTATTGAAGTTACGACAGTAATGTTACTTACTGAAAATCTACAAGGAAAAACTGATTTACAGCCATTTCATTTTAATGCCTATAATACGTCTATCAAAACGAATGAACTCAATACTTTTTCTAAAACAATTCAAGTAGAAAATATAAAAAATTCGAATCCATATTGGCTCAATGAAAATCAAACAACAGGAATGTATTCAGTTGATAATCAAGAGTTAAGAGGTTTACCAAGCAACCCTGCAAATCTTAAATTAAGTGTTACTTTAAAAGTAGAAAATCAAGAATTGAGTTTTGATTTGCCTATTCAACATAAATATACTGACCCAGTAAAAGGAGAAAAATATGCACCTTTGTTAGTTGTACCAAAAGTTACAGCTCGTTTTTTAGATGATGTGATAATTTTTGCAGACAATAAACCTAAAAAAGTGAAGCTAGAATTACTTTCAAATACTGATAACTCTGTTTTTGGAAAAATAAATATCGTTTCAGAAAAACAAAGTCCACAAGCAGTAGAAGCAAAGCAAATTTATTTTACGCCTTCCCCTTCAAATGCAGATTTTTCTTTTACCAAAAAAGGAGAAACTAAAATCATAGAAATTGAAATTACT
This is a stretch of genomic DNA from Bernardetia sp. MNP-M8. It encodes these proteins:
- a CDS encoding acetyl-CoA C-acyltransferase, whose amino-acid sequence is MNTAYIVTGFRSAVGKAKKGGFKNYRSDDLAADVIKHLVKSIPNLDPTRIDDVIVGNAIPEGEQGMQMGRLISLLSLPINVPGMVLNRYCGSGLEAIGLASARIQAGTADCIIAGGTESMSALPMMGYKPALNWNIVSEHPEYMLSMGLTAEEIVRDYKITREDQDAFSVNSHKKALKAIAEGKFKSQIVPVEVEENYYEDGQKKTRKFTVDTDEGPRADTSMEGLGGLRPAFASDGTVTAGNSSQTSDGAAFVIVMSEKMIEELGLKPRLKMLAYTSAGVDPRIMGIGPVAAVPKALKQAGLKLEDIDVIELNEAFAAQSLAVIRDLKLDESKVNPNGGAIALGHPLGCTGAKLTIQLMNEMEAQDKKYGMVTACIGGGQGIAGIFERVN
- a CDS encoding 3-hydroxyacyl-CoA dehydrogenase/enoyl-CoA hydratase family protein: MTQVAQAPAQQSKSAKKTAERHIRKVAILGSGVMGSRIAAHFANIGCEVVLLDIVPLEAPKDEKQEKSLLWRNSLVNKFLVEATKSKPAPFYSNSFASRIKTGNLTDNLDWIADCDLILEAVIERLDIKQQLFERVEKYRREDAIIASNTSGIPMHMLIEGRSQGFKENFCGMHFFNPPRYMRLLEIIPCKDTKQEIVDFLLQYGDLYLGKETVLCKDTPAFIANRVGVFAIMSGLHAVEKYGLTVGEVDRLTGPIIGRAKSATFRTLDVVGLDTTIKVANGVAQNVPNDERKEMFELPNIVKELDKRKWYGDKTKQGYFKKTKDEKGKTVILELDLNDYEYKPTEKPDIKVYGKAKDEDDLSKRFAIFLNDDSKYGEFFRTTFYDVFAYVSNRIPEIADHTYQVDNAVSAGFGWEMGPFATWDALGVKETIAKMEEAGYKVADWVKNVDSFFKTENGQKLYFDIESKSYKVIPGTEEFIVLDAIRGTNKVWGNDGTTIFDLGNGVLGLEFHTKMNAIGSEIIEGINTAISLAEKEYTSLVIGNDAPNFSAGANLAMLYMYSLEQEFDEVEMMIRQFQNTMMRVKYSAIPVVAATSGLALGGGCELCLHADHVQAHTETYMGLVEVGVGLIPAGGGTKEMIRRTANTFTTGDPRVNRLQDVFLNIATAKVATSAQEALEMGFLRGHDDYTLNRSRLLADAKRKAMEMVASGYTQPVQQQNIDVEGKTALATFTAGAVGMLYGHYATPHDIKIAKKLAYVIAGGDLSGAAQVSEQYLLDLEREAFLSLCGEQKTLDRINSILFKGKPLRN
- a CDS encoding endonuclease/exonuclease/phosphatase family protein — its product is MTDFLLSLLKWFLITPVLFCIVGTVCSFIKYEAWWVRGFDFPRIQMLVLILFSACLVYFFNEYPIVRYVLWASLFIALCFHCWVIFPYSPIASKNVKNAENVTEKTLKVSILVSNVLMYNRETNKLKVLIERENPDIVFMVETDHWWADQMEYLKKKYPYHLLKPIDNTYGLLFYSKKEPTKLNFNYYVQDDVPSIVATFKLDKNSEETFDFYGIHPRPPAPKEAKTSIPRDAELVMVGKEIEKKDNPTIVAGDFNDVAWSHTSRLFRRLGNLLDPRIGRGMYSTFHADYAILRWPLDHVFHSDEFQIIEIKKLEHVGSDHFPIFINLAYIPQEKHTQEEPEVEKDDEEEAKKKLEKAHLDDTSSL
- a CDS encoding SUMF1/EgtB/PvdO family nonheme iron enzyme, whose protein sequence is MSIKKLALFIFLFSVFACSSPYRAWQKQVNQKVKSHLAEKPSLPTPPNTVWIIDNLFMDKTEVVNLSYLEYLHYMGEDSSYQYYQNQIPTNGVWMDKEVPFLDSVKLSLSLGYLEYEGYRFLPVVGVSHQQAKNYCKWRSEIATQNFVSTREKKYRFEYRLPTEKEWEKSALSFIDTLNQENLKYGFDTSIISPSIFNLSQVLNKKRGDSTQIPPTAYAYAEPTTLLGLHHTIGNVAEMIEEEGIAKGGSWIHVPLQSTINERIRYRYPTSWLGFRCICEVKEIEN
- a CDS encoding PIG-L family deacetylase; the protein is MSKITFYTAFIALFFIFHFSNSIFAQINPLSAGEALQKIEHLQTTGSILYIAAHPDDENTRLITHFAQEKGYRTAYLSLTRGDGGQNLIGEQVREGLGIIRTNELLAARNTDGGTQFFSRANDFGYSKTPEETFNIWDKKQVLADAVWAIRKFRPDILITRFSPTLGGTHGHHTASAQIAMEAYDAAADPKQFPEQLKYVEVWQAKRIFWNTSSWFFSRNGMEMSKDSTMTIEIGGYDAVLGKSYNEIAAQSRSQHKSQGFGSAGFRGQQTEYLQILKGDLPEKNAFKGVTTDWSRIKGSEKFVTLIQKLKKEYNPAKPQNSFNLVIEAYKEVNKLEKNPITENAKKILTELIFTTGGLFAEAITDNSQVANGDSLKMELNFIKRFDVPIEVTTVMLLTENLQGKTDLQPFHFNAYNTSIKTNELNTFSKTIQVENIKNSNPYWLNENQTTGMYSVDNQELRGLPSNPANLKLSVTLKVENQELSFDLPIQHKYTDPVKGEKYAPLLVVPKVTARFLDDVIIFADNKPKKVKLELLSNTDNSVFGKINIVSEKQSPQAVEAKQIYFTPSPSNADFSFTKKGETKIIEIEITPPTTNQNNAFLVELNYNEEEGKISKTEFAKSMEKIDYDHIPYQAMFPNAKVRLMRAELEKKGERIGYILGAGDYVPKALEQIGYQVDIIEAKNLGTTDLSVYDAVLTGIRAFNIQEELAIYLPKLHKYVEDGGNLIVQYNTSHRLVSNEIGVYPFHISRERVTQEDAPVVFELPNHPVLNTPNKITPLDFEGWTQERGLYFADTWDEHFEAPISSFDTGEEAQKGSILIAKYGKGNFAYTGISWFRQLPEGVTGAYRLLVNLISLEENK